TTCCTCCAGCCGCGGCCGCAGCTGGGATGATCCGCACAGTAAAAAAACCGTATTCTCGGGCACCCACTGATTCAGCGTCGAATATTTGTCATAGTAGATTCCCGGCGCCAAAAATCCGTCGCCCCGCTCCAGAGCCTGTTGCAACCCGGCATGACCGCGACTGGTCACTTCCCCGGTGGCGTCGAGACGCTGCCAGCAGGCATGGGCCTTGTCCCGGATCTGGTCCGCCAGCAAAGCCGGAGCGACCGGCAGGATGATTGCATCGGGGATGTCGCGAATGGAACGCTGCCGAAGCGGTTCGAACAGGCGCATGCTTTCCAGGTTTTCCCCGAAAAATTCCATCCGCAGCGGCGCGTCGTACCCCGGAGGAAATACATCCAGAATGTCTCCGCGTCGGGCCATTTCACCGACATCCGCAACCATGGACGACCGGCGATAGCCCCAGGTCACGAGCTGCTCCAGGATGACGTCCGGAGAAAGTTCCTCCCCCTGGCTCAGGTGCAGAAAGGAATTTTCAACAACATCCCTGGGAGGCCATTTTGGCAAGAAGTTTTCCACGCCGGTTATCAGGCCAAACGGTCGGGACGCATTATGGAGAGCGAACAGGGCCAACCACCGCTGGCTCCAGGCTTCCGCGTCGGCTTGCAAGGGATCTTCCGGCGGATAGGCCGGCAACGAAAACCAGCGCCGCTTCCAGAACAATTCCTCCTCGTCCCGTGAGAACAAGCGCACCAGGGCCTGCATGTCCGGCATATGCCTGGAATCCGGCAAGACAAGCACCACGTTGATCCCCCGGTTCAGCAAGGCCTCGGCCAGGTAAGCCTGGGTCGCCGGACCGCTTTTATGGACGTACAGGGCCTCCTGGCGACCTCGCAAAAAATCTTGAATATCTTTGGTCAAATACACGAAAAAATTTCCTTACACGATAAAGATGCGAAGAGACTGCCGCACCATTTGGCTCCATTAGAAGTCAGCCATGCGCCGAAATAAGTTGCAAAAATCCTGCAGATCATTAAAACAGGCTCGGAAGCGCATGAAGTGCCCTTGAAACGTGGTTGAAACATTTCACCCCGGGCACTCATCCTGTTTTCATCCCTGCTCGACACATGCGGTTCATGACCGGCGGGTTCGCCTTGTTCCCGCCTCATGTTCAGCAAACGTCCCTTGTACGCACGGCCGTGGCTGGATGACGGCTAACCCGATCAAGGCACGCCAGCTCAGCGTTACGAGCAGCGACCTTTCCCGAAAACAACCCGAACAGCTGACCCAAAGAACTGAACCAGCCGACCAAACGGAGGATATCTGACGAATGGCCTATCACTTCGAACACTCCGCACCGATTTCCATGGATGAACATGTGAAGATTCTTGGGGACGATGAATTGTTGGATTTTTGGGAAGAGAGTCAATACCTGGACGGCTTTCTCCAGGAAAACGAGATCCAGATTACCCAGACCATGGGAAACTGCGAGCGGTTGATTCTTCAGGAGCTGCAGCTGCGCTTTTGCCAGCGAGAACAACCCCAGCGCGTAAACGCTGTGCGCTGATTCATCGATACTCTTCGCATCAACGAGAGTCATAACCTTCAAAAACCCTTCGCGCAAATTCCTTGAGAGTTTGCGCGAAGGGTTTTTCAATATTTTTCCCCGGTGCAAGTGCGGCACGTCTTGCCATAATACCGCTAAAAGACACGGAAGATCTGTTTGATCAGGTTTTGGTGCACGCCTGCTTTCAACTTCAACCGACCTGCGAGGCATTGGCTACGCGGCCGATGCAGTGATACTCCAGTTCGTATCTGCGCAGGAACTCGGCTCCATACAGATTGCGGCCATCGAAGATGACGGGTTGCTTCAGGGTTTTCTTGATCCGTCCAAAATCCGGGTTCCGGAACTGATTCCATTCCGTAGCCACGGCCAGGACATCCGCCCCCTCCAGCACATCATACTGCGCCGGATGAATGCTGACCAGCGAGTTTTCGGTCAAGGCTTCCTTGGCCTTGTCTCCGGCAGCCGGATCAAATGCCTGGACCCGCATTCCCGCGGCGGTCAACTCGGCGATGAGTTCCAGGGCCGGAGCCTCTCGGATGTCGTCGGTGTTCGGCTTGAATGCGATTCCCCACAGAGCGAGGGTCTTGCCCTCAATACCGCCGCGATCCGCGAAATAGGCCGTGATCTTGTCCACCAGCAGGCGCTTCTGGCGCATGTTCAAGCCGTCCACGGCCTTCAGCACGCTGGGCTCGTACCCGTTGGACACTGCCGTGTCGATCAGGGCGCGGACATCCTTCGGAAAGCAGGAGCCGCCGTACCCGAGGCCGGGATAGATGAAATGGCGACCGATGCGCTGATCCGAACCGATGCCCTGGCGCACGTCGTTCACATCCGCGCCCACCCGTTCGCAGATGTTGGCGATTTCGTTGATGAAGGAAATCTTCGTGGCCAGCATGCAGTTGGCGGCATACTTGGTCATCTCCGAACTGCGCACGCCCATGACGATCATTTTGTCCCGGCTGCGGGCAAAGGGCGCGTACAACGCCTTGAGCAGTTCGGCCACGCGCACGTTGTCGGTGCCAACCACCACCCGGTCCGGCTTCATGAAATCGTTGATCGCGTCGCCCTCTTTCAGGAATTCCGGATTGGAAACCACGTCGAACTCGATGTTTACGCCCCGGGCCTCCTGCTCTTCCAGGATCAATGCCCGGACCTTGTCCGCCGTGCCCACCGGAACCGTGGACTTGTTCACCACGACTTTGTAATCCGTCATGTTTTTGCCAACATCCCGAGCCACCTGGTGCACGTAACATAAATCGCAGCTTCCGTCAGGCTTGGATGGAGTCCCGACGCAGATCATCACGAAAAGGGACGACTCCAGCCCCTCGTTCAGATCCGTGGTGAATCGCAGCCGCCCCTGCTCCGCGTTGCGCTGCACGATTTCCTCCAGACCCGGCTCGAAAATGTGAATGCTGCCCCGGTTCAAGGCCTCGACGATCTCTTGATTGACATCCACACAGACGACGTTGTTGCCCATTTCAGCAAAACAGGCCGCGGTCACCAAGCCCACATATCCTGTCCCTACAATGCACAAATTCATGATACCACTCTCTCCTTGAAAGGTTCACGCCACGATCCGCGACAAGATGCTGAAATCCACTCATTGCAGCAGGCATTTTAAAAACGGTTAAACCGGCAGGAACTTGCTCTTGGATGGTAAACCGCCCGCTCCGCTCAAGGCTCCATCAGCCTGCTGATGCGTGTCTTCTTACCCCTCCCCAACTTCGGACACAACCCCCGCGTGTGACGCAAACCTGGATTTTCACATGAATAAACCCAGGAGATCAATTCCTCAAAATGATGAGCCGGGAATCAGCTTACCCTCGTAATGAGCATGCATAAATTGATTGATCAAAATACAGCGCAACCATACTTGATAAGCACCAAGGTCGATGGTAGCCAGGAAGGCATGTTTGAATGAAACAATCCGGAGCCGGGGAAGGAAGCGAACCTGTTCTCTTTCTTTTAAACCGGGTAACTATTCAGCATATTTTGAAGTACACAGGGTTGGTCCGGCTTGCCTTGATTTTGCGGTCTCGCATGTTTGACTGCCAGGATTCGTTCATCGAACCATTGCCAAGCACTTGAAGCTCCAAATGTTGTTTATTCACGCAATGGTTTGATGTTACGAAGCCGGCGAAGGAGTCTGCGAGGCCGCAAAATCAAGGCAAGCAGGGCCTCAGCTGAGTAGTTACGAAACCGGAGCATATTTCACTGGAGACCTAAGCCTATGCAAATAGTCGTGCTGGACGGAAAGACCGTCAACCCCGGCGATAATCCATGGACGCCCCTGGAGGCTCTTGGCGAACTGACGGTACATGACCGTACCTCGCCTGCCGACGTCCGCCACCGGGCAGGTTCCGCCGAGATCGTTTTGACCAACAAGACCCCGTTGACCAGGGATATTCTGGCCCAGCTCGACAAGCTGCGCTTCATTGCCGTCATGGCCACGGGGTATGACGTCGTCGATCTGGAAGCCGCCTCGGAACGTGGCATTCCTGTATCCAACGTTCCCAGTTACGGGGCCAAGTCCGTAGCCCAGTTCGTGCTGGCCCTGATTCTGGAACATTGTCACCAGATCGCCCTGCACGATCAGGCGGTCAAATCCGGGGAATGGTCCCGGGCCGAGGACTTCTGCTTCTGGAAGACGCCGCAGATCGAGCTTTCCGGATTGAAAATGGGCATCATCGGATTCGGCAAGACCGGACGCCGAGTGGCCGAATTGGCCCATGCCCTGGGCATGGACATCATCGTCTACACGCCGCGAATCAGGGATACCCCGTCCTACAAACCCTTTGCCTGGAAAAGCCTGGAAGAGGTTTTCGCCGAGGCGGACGTGGTCAGCCTGCATTGCCCGCTGAAGCCGGACAATGCCGGCTTTGTGGACAAGAACCTTTTGGCCTTGATGAAAAAGTCCGCCTTCTTCATCAACACCGCCCGGGGAGCCCTGGTCAACGAGCCGGATCTGGCCGAAGCGCTGAACACCGGCATGCTGGCCGGAGCCGCCCTGGATGTTGTTGCCGAGGAGCCGATCCGGAAAGACAATCCCCTGCTCAAGGCCAAAAACTGCATCATCACGCCGCATATCGCCTGGGCCAGTCTGGATTCCCGAAAACGCCTTCTGGGAGCCGTTGCGGAAAACATCAAGGCCTTCCTGGCCGGCCGGCCCACCAATGTTGTGAACATGGTCAATGATTTTTCCGGAACCACTTATGAAAAATGAACCGCCCGCATCGCTTAAGGCGCAGGACGCCAAGAAGAGATTTTTTGGCTTCCACTGGAAAAATTCGGAAGCCAAAAGGCTTCATGCCTATTGCGATATCTTGTCTCCCGTCAGGGAGAGGCACCTTTTTGAAAGCAGCTTGTCCCTGCTTTCAAAAAATGTTCCCTTGGCGACCTTTGCACCTTGAGCGACCAACGGGAGCGAGCGGTTTTGATAATAATTTTAAATTCTCGTTGTAACTGAAATCGAATCAGCCACAGCGTGCGCTTTCCGAGAGGATGCCATGTATAGACTCGCCTTGCTGCGCCACGGCCAGAGCACCTGGAACCATGAAAACAGGTTTACCGGCTGGACCGATGTCGATCTGACCGAGCTCGGCCGTCAGGAAGCCGAAACCGCGGCCCGCCTCTTTCAAGAGGAAGGTTTTACCTTCGACGTCTGCTTCACGTCCGTTTTAAAACGTGCCGTGCGAACCCTGTGGATCGTCCAGGATGCGCTGGACCTGCTCTGGCTTCCGGTGCACAAAACTTGGCGGTTGAACGAACGTCACTACGGCGCGCTGCAAGGATTGAACAAGGCTGAGATGACCGCCAAGTACGGCGAAGCGCAGGTCTTTGAGTGGCGGCGCAGCTTCGAAGTCACCCCGCCGGCCCTGGAACTCGACGATCCGCGTCATCCGCGCTACGATCGACGATACGGCGAAACTCCCACCGAGGACCTTCCGGCCACCGAAAGCCTGAAGCTGACCATTGACCGGGTCCTGCCCTACTGGCATGCGAATCTGGCCCCGGAAATCAGGACCGGCCGCAGGATTCTCGTCTGCGCCCACGGCAATAGTTTGCGTGGGCTGGTCAAGTTCTTGGACAATATCTCGGAGCAAGAAATCAGCAACCTGAACATCCCCACCGGCATCCCGCTGATCTATGAACTCGATCAGGACCTGCGCCCCCTGCGCAGCTACTATCTGGGCGACCAGAATGCGGTGAACGCCTCCATCCAGGCCGTGGCCGATCAGGCCAAAACAAAAGCATAAGGAGATTGCCCATGTCCGATCCAATTCGCGTCTATGCCCTGAGCACCTGCATCCATTGCAAACGAGCCAAGGAATTTCTGGACCAGTGCGGCGTAAAATACGATTGCAAGCATGTGGACTGGATGACCGGTCAGGAACGTACGGACACGCTGGCCGAAATGAAACAATACAACCCGGCCCAGAGCTTTCCGACCATTCTCATAGGGGACACGGTCATCGTCGGCTTCAAGAAGGAAGAAATCGAAAAAGCCCTGGGCAAAGAACCCTCCGAAGGCAAGGAGCCGTCCGAATCATGACCCCGGAAGAACTCCACGCCACGCTGCGCAAGATCCAGGAGCCCAAAGGCTATTTCTTCAACAAGGACCAGGAAATGGTCATGGAGCTGATGCAGTCCCTGCTGACCAACAAGGACCGCTACGGCTACATGGCCTGCCCCTGCCGCCTGCCCGCCGGAGAAAAGGAACAGGACAAGGACATCCTCTGCCCTTGCGTCTACCGGGTGCCGGACGTCAAGGAATACGGCAGCTGCTACTGCGGCCTTTACGTTTCAGAGGAATGGAACGAGGACAAGATTCCCCACGAGTACGTGCCGGAACGGCGGGAACCCCGATTTTAGCAAATTTGAACCGCCCGCTTCCGTTGGCCGCTTGAGGCGCAGTGGACGCCAAGAAGAGACATCACCCCGGCAGGGGTGAGGCATCCTTTTGGAAAGCAGCTCTTTCCCTGCTTTCCAAAATATTTCCTTGGCGTCCTCTGCGCCTTAAGCGAAGCGAGCGGTTCATTTTTCAGCCAGTACGCTTGAGCTGAATAAGTTTTTTAACGGACTGTTAAGCCCATCACCAAGGATTGCCATGTCCCTCCGCGCTCTGGCCCAGGAACTCTACACGCTGGAAAAAGAAACGGAACAACTGCGTCGCGAATTCGAAACCGCGCCGCCTGAGTTGCGCCAAGCCATCGAATTGAAGCTGCTCCAGGTCACCGGGGAGCGCGACAAGCTGCGGGCGATTCTTCAGGCCAAGAAGGAACGGGATATCTAGCCCTTCATGCGTTTCTCCGTCATCATCCCCAGCCGCGGCACCCGGCCCAAAGCCTTGGCCCAGGCTATCGCCAGCGTCCAGTTATCCGTCAGCCACGCAGCGGACTTTCTTGATCCAAACGAGGTGGAAATTCTGGTAGGCTTTGACGGAGTGCGGGGATAGCGGGTCGTCTCCGCGTCTAACATCCATTATTTCGACCTCCCCCTGGATAAAAATTGGGGTAACGGCTTGCGCAACACTCTCTTGCGTCGTGCAAAGGGTGAAAAAGTTATTTTTCTGGATGACGACAACGTCCTGACACCCATCGCCTTCTTGACCTACCTCAAGCACATGGGCTGCGAGATGCTCATTGCGCGCATCGATACCACCCGGGCCTTTGATCAGCCATTTCTTCCGGTGGACCTGCCGGGTAAATCCCTGGTCCGCCAGGGCAACATCGATCCGCTCTGTCTCTGCCTGTCCCGGGAGCTGGTCTGCGTGCGTTGCAGAGGGTGGGAATCCAAAGCGGGATATGAAGCGGACTTTCTGAACATATTACATTTTGGCGTCGGGCACGCTCTGTGCAAAAGGCGAGTGACATCGTCGGAATCTATGATGCGGGTCATGGTCTTGACACCGAAGGATGTAACTTTCGTCAGATCAAATTGAACCAGACAGGTCAGAAGTCCAAAGCAGGTTGGTGATCCACCCGAATCTGCATTTCCATGTCGAACACGTAACAACTCATGCCGTTTTCACAGCCTCAACAAGCATCCCTGGTCTGGTATGGGGCCTCATTCTTCGTGGATGCCCTTTCCGGAAATGGTTGGCGAACGACCACGCACCGTCAATATCAACCGGCAGCAGTTTCCTGGCGTGATCTTTTCCAGAACCTGCCGGACGTCCCAGACGTGCTGGTCCTGGCCGACTACAGCGGCCCCCCGCCCCTGCTCGATCCGCATACCTGTCCCTGCCTGACCGTTTTCTACAGTGTGGATTCGCACATCCACTCCTGGCACCCGCTGTACGCCCAGGCTTTTGATCTCTGCCTGGTCAGTCTGAAAGATCACCTGCCCCGCTTTGCCGGCAGGTTTCTGGACATGCAGCGCGTCTTATGGTCGCCGCCCTTTGTCCGGGACGATCTCCGGGCTCCATCCAAAGAGCAGATCTGGGATGCCCTCTTCGTGGGCAAGGTCGACGCGCACCTGACGCCCAGGCGGCATGCGGCCCTCCACGCACTGAAGGAGCAACTTCCAGGGCTCCAGGTCGGCCGGGGCAACTTCAGCGAGCTGTTTCCCCAGGGCAAGGTCATCCTCAATTTCTGCGACCTGGACGACCTGAATTTCCGCGTCTTCGAAGCCCTGGCCTGCGGCAGCGCCCTGCTCACCCCAAGCATTGGTCATGGCCAGGACGATCTGTTCCGCCACGGCGAGGACCTCTGGCTCTACAACCAGTCCGCCGACGGTA
This genomic stretch from Desulfonatronum thiosulfatophilum harbors:
- a CDS encoding UDP-glucose dehydrogenase family protein translates to MNLCIVGTGYVGLVTAACFAEMGNNVVCVDVNQEIVEALNRGSIHIFEPGLEEIVQRNAEQGRLRFTTDLNEGLESSLFVMICVGTPSKPDGSCDLCYVHQVARDVGKNMTDYKVVVNKSTVPVGTADKVRALILEEQEARGVNIEFDVVSNPEFLKEGDAINDFMKPDRVVVGTDNVRVAELLKALYAPFARSRDKMIVMGVRSSEMTKYAANCMLATKISFINEIANICERVGADVNDVRQGIGSDQRIGRHFIYPGLGYGGSCFPKDVRALIDTAVSNGYEPSVLKAVDGLNMRQKRLLVDKITAYFADRGGIEGKTLALWGIAFKPNTDDIREAPALELIAELTAAGMRVQAFDPAAGDKAKEALTENSLVSIHPAQYDVLEGADVLAVATEWNQFRNPDFGRIKKTLKQPVIFDGRNLYGAEFLRRYELEYHCIGRVANASQVG
- a CDS encoding D-2-hydroxyacid dehydrogenase, encoding MQIVVLDGKTVNPGDNPWTPLEALGELTVHDRTSPADVRHRAGSAEIVLTNKTPLTRDILAQLDKLRFIAVMATGYDVVDLEAASERGIPVSNVPSYGAKSVAQFVLALILEHCHQIALHDQAVKSGEWSRAEDFCFWKTPQIELSGLKMGIIGFGKTGRRVAELAHALGMDIIVYTPRIRDTPSYKPFAWKSLEEVFAEADVVSLHCPLKPDNAGFVDKNLLALMKKSAFFINTARGALVNEPDLAEALNTGMLAGAALDVVAEEPIRKDNPLLKAKNCIITPHIAWASLDSRKRLLGAVAENIKAFLAGRPTNVVNMVNDFSGTTYEK
- the gpmA gene encoding 2,3-diphosphoglycerate-dependent phosphoglycerate mutase, producing the protein MYRLALLRHGQSTWNHENRFTGWTDVDLTELGRQEAETAARLFQEEGFTFDVCFTSVLKRAVRTLWIVQDALDLLWLPVHKTWRLNERHYGALQGLNKAEMTAKYGEAQVFEWRRSFEVTPPALELDDPRHPRYDRRYGETPTEDLPATESLKLTIDRVLPYWHANLAPEIRTGRRILVCAHGNSLRGLVKFLDNISEQEISNLNIPTGIPLIYELDQDLRPLRSYYLGDQNAVNASIQAVADQAKTKA
- a CDS encoding glutaredoxin family protein, which encodes MSDPIRVYALSTCIHCKRAKEFLDQCGVKYDCKHVDWMTGQERTDTLAEMKQYNPAQSFPTILIGDTVIVGFKKEEIEKALGKEPSEGKEPSES
- a CDS encoding ferredoxin-thioredoxin reductase catalytic domain-containing protein — encoded protein: MTPEELHATLRKIQEPKGYFFNKDQEMVMELMQSLLTNKDRYGYMACPCRLPAGEKEQDKDILCPCVYRVPDVKEYGSCYCGLYVSEEWNEDKIPHEYVPERREPRF
- a CDS encoding glycosyltransferase family 2 protein; its protein translation is MRNTLLRRAKGEKVIFLDDDNVLTPIAFLTYLKHMGCEMLIARIDTTRAFDQPFLPVDLPGKSLVRQGNIDPLCLCLSRELVCVRCRGWESKAGYEADFLNILHFGVGHALCKRRVTSSESMMRVMVLTPKDVTFVRSN
- a CDS encoding glycosyltransferase encodes the protein MPFSQPQQASLVWYGASFFVDALSGNGWRTTTHRQYQPAAVSWRDLFQNLPDVPDVLVLADYSGPPPLLDPHTCPCLTVFYSVDSHIHSWHPLYAQAFDLCLVSLKDHLPRFAGRFLDMQRVLWSPPFVRDDLRAPSKEQIWDALFVGKVDAHLTPRRHAALHALKEQLPGLQVGRGNFSELFPQGKVILNFCDLDDLNFRVFEALACGSALLTPSIGHGQDDLFRHGEDLWLYNQSADGSDVTDLLRQLRRLLSEDALREHLAHSGQTKINAAHRAGHRAATFTRWLGEYDWISMISRRLRSAPAIHRDILRPLYLHFSDSLPPGHALRQAYYHAAEKNGLI